A genomic stretch from Psilocybe cubensis strain MGC-MH-2018 chromosome 1, whole genome shotgun sequence includes:
- a CDS encoding Putative sterigmatocystin biosynthesis monooxygenase stcW gives MNNNVKAQPAFKLGEFSIDDPRPIKVAIIGAGHSGIVAGIRFRQRVPNMDLTIYESLPAVGGTWYANRYPGLQCDIPSHAYQPTFETNTEWSAFYASGREIQQFMENMVDKYQLRPFIKLQHRLTAAHYAEKSGKWELTIKHPRKASNTKKSHNYASPVDQEWEEFHDTVDILFIAVGPLSRWTWPDIPGLENFSGTVVHSADWNIADDEASLGDKRVGVIGVGSSAIQIVAALQPKVKHLVNYVRGKTWIAAIFNKPSLDRLSQDINCPPDKFTDKDKEAFKDPKVYNEFRREIETDMNHAHPATLLGSPLEKMAREEFTASMRQKLTKKPWIADHLIPDFGVCCRRLTPGPGYLEALCEDNVTFVPSLIKNATPEGIVTVDGKFEKLDIIVCATGFETSFRLDVDIRGRNGISLNDHHNPHPRTYLSVAVDGFPNMFQALGPNASVGAGNLLLIMERQVDYAVAATLKIQRERIKSIEAKSEAVDDFDKYIDVSSCTVFGTKCRSWYKAGKTEGRVVALWPGSPIHAARALAHPRWEDFNYEYLDPSQNRLHWLGDGNTVADRDPNGDSMNTSISNKTLLLS, from the exons ATGAACAACAACGTTAAAGCGCAACCAGCATTTAAACTCGGGGAATTCTCTATTGACGATCCCCGACCTATAAAGGTCGCCATCATTGGCGCGGGTCACAGTG GTATTGTTGCTGGAATCAG GTTTCGACAACGAGTTCCAAACATGGACCTAACGATCTACGAGTCACTCCCTGCAGTAGGTGGTACTTGGTATGCCAACAGATACCCG GGCCTCCAATGTGATATTCCTTCGCATGCA TACCAGCCTACATTTGAGACTAAT ACAGAATGGTCTGCATTCTATGCTTCGGGGCGAGAAATACAACAGTTTATGGAGAACATGGTTGACAAGTACCAGCTACGACCATTCATCAAATTACAACATCGACTCACGGCTGCTCATTACGCTGAAAAGTCTGGGAAATGGGAactaacaatcaaacatcCCCGTAAAGcatcaaacacaaaaaagagcCATAACTATGCGAGCCCGGTTGATCAAGAGTGGGAAGAATTTCATGATACGGTAGATATCCTATTCATTGCAGTAGGACCGTTGAGCCGCTGGACATGGCCCGATATACCTGGACTCGAGAACTTTTCTGGAACAGTCGTTCATAGCGCTGATTGGAACATTGCCGATGATGAAGCATCTTTAGGCGACAAAAGAGTTGGAGTCATTGGTGTT GGTTCTTCCGCCATCCAAATTGTAGCGGCTCTCCAACCTAAAGTGAAGCATTTAGTCAATTATGTGCGAGGAAAGACCTGGATAGCTGCTATATTCAATAAACCTTCCCTGGATAGGCTCTCTCAAGACA TCAACTGCCCCCCAGACAAATTCacagacaaagacaaagaagcgTTTAAAGATCCTAAAGTTTACAATGAGTTCAGGAGGGAGATTGAAACGGATATGAAT CATGCTCATCCGGCTACACTACTTGGAAGTCCGCTGGAGAAAATGGCCAGGGAGGAGTTTACAGCCTCTATGCGTCAGAAATTAACAAAAAAGCCATGGATTGCAGATCATT TGATCCCGGATTTTGGTGTTTGTTGTCGTAGACTTACGCCTGGGCCTGGCTACTTGGAAGCTCTGTGCGAAGATAat GTGACATTCGTCCCGAGTCTTATAAAAAATGCCACCCCAGAGGGAATCGTCACTGTAGATGGCAAATTCGAAAAACTTGACATCATAGTTTGTGCAACAG GATTCGAAACATCTTTTCGTCTGGATGTGGATATCAGAGGAAGAAACGGAATCTCGCTGAATGATCATCATAATCCACATCCGCGCACATATCTTTCGGTTGCGGTCGATGGCTTCCCGAATATGTTTCAAGCTTTAGGACCTAATGCGTCTGTCGGCGCAGGTAACCTTTTACTTATTATGGAACGACAGGTGGATTATGCAGTGGCAGCAACGTTAAAAATACAGAGGGAGCGCATCAAAAGCATTGAAGCTAAGTCAGAGGCCGTGGATGACTTTGATAAATATATTGACGTAAGTTCATGT ACTGTGTTCGGGACCAAATGCCGGTCATGGTACAAAGCAGGAAAAACAGAAGGGCGTGTTGTCGCATTATGGCCAG GTTCCCCCATACATGCTGCTCGGGCGCTTGCTCATCCGCGCTGGGAGGATTTCAACTACGAATATCTTGATCCCAGCCAAAATCGACTCCATTGGCTTGGCGACGGAAACACTGTGGCGGATAGAGACCCTAACGGCGACAGTATGAACACATCCATATCCAATAAGACACTACTTTTGAGCTGA
- a CDS encoding Chitin synthase regulator SKT5: MYSSQPQASPSQQWDNQQPRHSVSREFAPIPDLPPAQSQSLSSSRSNRDLPNVPSNLPEPEQEYFDQSPEQEDDNDDFFNGGTANHNGGLHPASSYNPAVGDYRTAGSVATQSVRSPSPPQGPILDHSHLRPGNHAALLSHERTLELYRANAKKTQDPDLQFEFAVFMIDASKSMPIPVQTPGNVMEVEKAIDKREDLIREAMGLLKRLADRGHPQSQYFLADCYANGIGTVKNKQDFDRAYPLFVLAAKHNVPDAAYRAGVCCENGWGCRRESPKALQFFRKAAAALHPGAMYRLGIAELNGELGLSKSPKEGVKWLKRSAENATAEFPHALHELALLHERGIDNVLFVDYEYSTELLAQAAELGYAPSAYRLGECYEYGKMGCPQDPALSIHYYNIAAQQNHRDACFALTAWYLVGSPGVLPQSDTEAFLWAQKAADAGLAKAMYAVGYFLEVGIGTTANMQEAISYYKRAAELGDKRAAQRLRGSQSQPMHQPGGPGSVLHRGEESNGKGGKDKDCIIM; this comes from the exons ATGTACTCTTCCCAGCCGCAGGCATCTCCTTCCCAGCAATGGGACAATCAACAACCCCGCCACTCAGTCTCAAGAGAGTTTGCCCCAATTCCAGACCTCCCCCCTGCTCAATCCCAGTCTCTCAGCTCCTCTCGTTCCAACAGAGATCTTCCAAACGTTCCGTCCAATCTGCCAGAACCCGAGCAGGAATATTTTGATCAGTCGCCAGAGCAGGAGGATGACAACGACGACTTTTTCAACGGTGGCACAGCTAACCACAATGGCGGACTCCATCCAGCGTCATCATACAATCCCGCCGTAGGAGATTATCGTACTGCTGGGTCAGTCGCCACACAGTCTGTGCGATCCCCCTCTCCCCCTCAGGGTCCTATTCTCGACCACTCTCATCTGCGTCCTGGAAACCATGCCGCCCTTCTTTCACACGAACGAACCCTCGAGTTATACAGGGCCAATGCCAAGAAGACACAGGATCCTGATCTCCAGTTCGAATTCGCTGTATTCATGATCGATGCCTCCAAATCTATGCCCATTCCTGTCCAGACGCCTGGTAATGTTATGGAGGTAGAAAAAGCCATAGATAAACGTGAGGACCTTATTCGAGAAGCTATGGGACTCTTGAAGCGCCTCGCCGACAGAGGCCATCCACAAAGTCAATATTTTCTGGCCGATTGCTATGCAAATGGAATTGGTaccgtcaagaacaagcAAGATTTTGACCGCGCATATCCCCTATTCGTCTTGGCGGCTAAACACAATGTTCCTGATGCTGCCTACCGCGCCGGTGTATGCTGTGAGAACGGTTGGGGATGCAGACGCGAGTCTCCCAAAGCATTGCAATTTTTTCGCAAAGCAGCCGCTGCCTTGCATCCAGGAGCAATGTATAGGCTCGGTATCGCAGAACTCAACGGCGAACTCGGTCTCTCAAAAAGCCCTAAGGAAGGCGTAAAATGGCTCAAGAGAAGCGCAGAAAATGCGACGGCCGAATTTCCCCATGCCCTGCACGAACTTGCTTTGCTCCATGAGCGGGGCATAGATAATGTGCTTTTTGTGGACTACGAATACTCTACGGAACTATTGGCCCAAGCTGCGGAATTGGGATATGCGCCTAGCGCATATAGGCTTGGAGAGTGCTATGAATACGGTAAAATGGGGTGTCCTCAAGACCCGGCATTGTCAATACACTATTAC AATATTGCCGCTCAGCAAAATCACCGTGATGCATGCTTTGCCCTGACGGCATGGTACCTTGTGGGCTCCCCAGGCGTGCTACCCCAATCAGACACAGAGGCATTTCTTTGGGCACAAAAAGCCGCGGATGCTGGGCTTGCGAAGGCAATGTATGCTGTCGGTTACTTTTTAGAGGTCGGCATCGGGACAACAGCCAACATGCAAGA GGCGATTTCATATTATAAACGTGCTGCCGAGTTGGGAGACAAGCGTGCCGCTCAACGCTTGCGTGGCTCTCAAAGCCAGCCAATGCACCAACCTGGCGGACCGGGCTCGGTACTCCATCGCGGAGAAGAGTCCAATGGAAAGGGCGGGAAAGACAAGGACTGTATCATCATGTAG
- a CDS encoding Exocyst complex component EXO84 gives MESLRSRPSQAPRKAQRTQTKLAKPGAGPTPRDGRNKNRIDDKIKKRMSTRYADISSPTQLSGIPAMPSFMGLIPAGQTSAIPGREGEEDVRDRTGARDDAQAATDDKKLLSADDFDPAAYLKLKLENSTEAELKSLQSSLRNAVADTSSELQRSVFKNYAEFVLISKEISVLENEMLELKDLLSDYKSMPSTLHIPDPTSTSSYTLSTYKRSSVADLRVLYFNQMQTLHASIEGASKFVPTTPGRHVVGEMENVFSLNAATYKVTGKVKFVVLDDAVLVAKRRRRNAGGDGGGSTVNEGKLVAERCWPLSEMLVLDTKDSPNMTNVFKIRHGKETHVYRTETPSDKKSLLAQFRQVAEELSQKRRKEREGEHERRKSLWQVTGGGGGGRSSPVPPVPDWMAELAKKGGDIPGIGTDAKEKAERDARWVGEWSDGLTVAIALKEWSKAVDLVEQGQAKAAVIPLLASKLPSLTSQLITSLLASLSLHSNRKTSVVNLITLLNRLKAGAAARNTFLEMRSQVIHSLMRKIRFEGDIETYIGELAIVYFTGIKHTADWYLASFKENEVASTFITWTKHQLESYCNIFRKQVYSKDVEPKVVQDAIQLTHAQSKKLLQEYGLDFRYLLDDLLLETPKEPLKPAAAFSFSEHRLSKEMSTASLAKQVEQPAATVLPPAPPIPTLSAAPPPINRRRTPTPLVEKAAPPPVGNSDGLYPPLPQSAALKSPNKLMTPNSASSAYSNIGSRLEGTNNGTTAPLFSSRQNAPNHPPSAMARARTPVSAVQQQQASTPVSAPTANIPNVSLASPLPRPPMSATPYRTRERSDSIKDRDNIKDRDNYGADMYRERPPRSARASPAPRSPVPPPPRSAARPGSAMGQRTPIAIPQHEGMI, from the exons ATGGAATCCCTGCGTTCCCGGCCCTCACAGGCCCCCAGAAAGGCCCAGCGAACACAGACAAAGCTTGCAAAGCCTGGCGCAGGTCCTACCCCTCGCGATGGCAGGAACAAGAACCGCATCGACGACAAGATCAAGAAGCGCATGTCAACTCGATATGCAGACATTTCCAGTCCAACCCAACTCTCTGGCATTCCGGCAATGCCGTCTTTTATGGGTCTCATCCCTGCTGGTCAGACATCTGCCATACCAGGGCGcgaaggagaggaagatgTCAGAGACCGCACCGGTGCCAGAGATGACGCCCAGGCCGCTACCGACGACAAGAAACTTCTTAGTGCTGACGATTTTGATCCAGCTGCAT ATCTCAAACTAAAACTAGAGAATTCTACCGAAGCCGAACTGAAATCATTGCAGTCTTCTCTCCGCAATGCGGTTGCCGATACATCGTCCGAACTTCAGCGGAGCGTATTTAAAAA TTACGCCGAGTTCGTATTGATATCCAAAGAGATATCCGTCCTGGAGAATGAAATGCTTGAACTTAAGGATCTGCTGTCCGACTACAAATCTATGCCGTCCACTCTCCACATCCCTGATCCAACCTCCACCTCTTCGTATACTCTATCTACATACAAGCGTTCATCTGTCGCCGATCTGCGAGTACTGTACTTCAATCAAATGCAGACACTACATGCCTCTATCGAAGGAGCCTCCAAGTTTGTTCCAACCACTCCAGGACGCCATGTCGTCGGAGAAATGGAGAATGTATTCAGCTTGAATGCAGCCACATACAAAGTTACTGGAAAGGTGAAGTTTGTTGTTCTGGATGATGCTGTTCTAGTGGCGAAAAGGCGAAGAAGAAACGCTGgaggagatggtggtggctCCACTGTGAATGAGGGCAAGCTAGTAGCTGAGAGGTGCTGGCCTTTGAGCGAGATGCTGGTACTTGATACCAAAGATTCGCCTA ACATGACCAATGTCTTTAAAATCCGTCATGGGAAGGAAACTCATGTTTACAGGACGGAGACACCCAGTGATAAAAAGAGTCTACTTGCTCAATTCCGACAAGTGGCAGAGGAGCTTTCGCAGAAGCGCAGGAAGGAGCGTGAAGGCGAGCACGAACGGCGGAAAAGTTTGTGGCAGGTTacaggaggtggaggtgggggg CGAAGCTCGCCTGTTCCTCCTGTACCAGACTGGATGGCTGAGCTGGCAAAAAAAGGAGGCGATATTCCTGGAATTGGTACAGATGCTAAAGAGAAAGCAGAAAGAGACGCACGATGGGTTGGAGAGTGGTCTGATGGCTTGACTGTGGCTATTGCACTCAAGGAATGGAGTAAAGCCGTAGATCTAGTCGAGCAAG GACAAGCTAAAGCCGCCGTAATTCCTCTCCTTGCCTCAAAATTACCTTCGTTAACGAGCCAGCTAATAACTTCTCTACTCGCATCTTTGAGCCTGCACTCAAACCGTAAAACCTCTGTAGTTAACCTCATCACCTTGCTTAATCGTCTGAAGGCTGGTGCTGCGGCTCGCAACACTTTTCTGGAAATGCGGTCTCAAGTTATTCACAGTCTGATGCGAAAAATCCGTTTTGAGGGTGATATTGAAACTTATATAGGCGAGTTAGCCATTGTCTACTTTACAGGGATCAAACACACAGCAGATTGGTATTTGGCTAGCTTCAAGGAAAATGAAGTTGCCAGCA CATTTATAACTTGGACTAAACACCAGCTCGAAAGCTACTGCAATATTTTTCGTAAACAAGTGTATTCCAAGGACGTTGAACCTAAAGTTGTGCAAGACGCCATCCAGCTTACTCATGCCCAAAGCAAAAAACTTCTGCAAGAATACGGTCTCGATTTTCGTTACCTTTTGGATGACCTACTTCTGGAAACACCGAAAGAACCTCTAAAGCCTGCCGCCGCATTTTCCTTCAGCGAACATCGACTATCAAAAGAAATGTCAACAGCTAGCCTTGCGAAGCAAGTTGAACAACCGGCTGCAACAGTTTTGCCACCCGCTCCGCCTATACCCACGCTATCTGCAGCGCCGCCACCAATCAACCGTCGTCGTACACCTACTCCTCTTGTTGAAAAAGCCGCACCTCCGCCAGTAGGTAACTCCGATGGTCTATACCCGCCATTACCACAATCAGCAGCTCTCAAATCTCCGAATAAACTTATGACTCCCAATAGCGCCAGCTCTGCATATTCTAATATCGGCAGCCGATTGGAAGGTACTAATAACGGCACTACCGCccctctcttttcttcccgCCAAAACGCTCCAAATCATCCTCCTTCAGCAATGGCGCGTGCGCGTACACCTGTTTCGGCGgtgcaacaacaacaggCTTCTACACCTGTTTCAGCACCAACTGCAAATATACCAAACGTTTCTCTTGCTTcgcctcttcctcgtccgcCGATGAGCGCAACCCCTTACCGGACACGAGAGCGGTCAGATAGCATCAAAGACAGAGATAACATCAAAGACAGAGATAACTATGGGGCTGATATGTATCGCGAGAGACCACCACGGTCTGCACGGGCGAGCCCTGCGCCACGCAGTCCCgtacctcctcctccacgcTCTGCCGCGCGACCTGGGAGTGCTATGGGACAGAGAACGCCTATTGCAATTCCCCAGCATGAAGGCATGATTTGA